A region from the Lolium perenne isolate Kyuss_39 chromosome 4, Kyuss_2.0, whole genome shotgun sequence genome encodes:
- the LOC127349364 gene encoding AAA-ATPase At3g28580-like has protein sequence MEMVLDWRSVGSLIATVMVFRTAMRDFVPPEAEQWLRRFLARVAAAFRAPTATILIYEADGAAVTGVANDLYDAGQLYLGARCLAAAPAVRLYKPRGGSSTVASLPDAHTAHDTWKGVTVKWTSTARPVDVYRGGQGPSGGGVHRSLELQFVRQHRDFVHDSYIPHVMDEATRVRLTSRERRLYTNGEEYQRLWTSHAFSHPSTFDTLAVDPALREEIRADLLRFASRREHYARVGRAWKRGYLLHGPPGTGKTSLVAAIANLLMFDVYDLELTTVATNSHLRRLLVSTTPKSVVVVEDIDCSLDLSDRRKKGGGSIVDQDDDDNNAAIGREESISLSGVLNFVDGLWSSCVGERLIIFTTNHPERLDPALVRPGRMDRKIELGYCSPAALRVLAKNYLGVGEDTDDEAVNGLMAQAEGLLAADDDVRITPADIGEVFMGCDGAGASAALRKLVGELRRRRDHAPAPAVDALAAAETME, from the coding sequence ATGGAGATGGTCCTGGACTGGCGCTCGGTGGGCTCGCTGATCGCGACGGTCATGGTGTTCCGGACGGCCATGCGGGACTTCGTCCCGCCGGAGGCCGAGCAGTGGCTACGCCGCTTCCTGGCGCGGGTCGCCGCCGCGTTCCGGGCCCCCACGGCCACCATCCTCATCTACGAGGCCGACGGTGCCGCCGTCACCGGCGTAGCCAACGACCTTTACGATGCCGGGCAGCTCTACCTCGGCGCGCGCTGCCTCGCCGCGGCCCCCGCCGTGCGCCTCTACAAGCCGCGCGGGGGGAGCAGCACTGTCGCCTCCCTCCCGGACGCGCACACCGCCCACGACACCTGGAAGGGCGTCACGGTGAAGTGGACCTCCACCGCGCGCCCCGTCGACGTGTATCGCGGCGGCCAGGGCCCCTCCGGCGGTGGCGTCCACCGCAGCCTCGAGCTCCAGTTCGTGCGTCAGCACCGCGACTTCGTCCACGACAGCTACATCCCCCACGTCATGGACGAGGCCACCAGGGTGCGGCTCACGTCGCGGGAGCGCAGGCTCTACACCAACGGCGAGGAGTACCAGCGCCTCTGGACCTCCCACGCATTCTCCCACCCCTCCACGTTCGACACACTCGCCGTGGACCCGGCGCTCCGCGAGGAGATCCGTGCCGACCTGCTCCGCTTCGCGTCCCGGCGGGAGCACTACGCGCGCGTCGGCCGCGCGTGGAAGCGCGGGTACCTGCTCCACGGCCCTCCCGGCACCGGCAAGACCAGCCTCGTCGCGGCGATCGCCAACCTCCTCATGTTCGACGTCTACGACCTAGAGCTCACAACCGTGGCCACCAACTCCCACCTCCGCCGCCTGCTCGTCTCCACCACGCCCAAGTCCGTCGTCGTAGTCGAGGACATCGACTGCTCCCTCGACCTCTCCGACCGCAGGAAGAAGGGCGGCGGTAGTATCGTCGACCAAGACGACGACGACAACAACGCGGCGATTGGGCGGGAGGAGTCCATAAGCCTCTCCGGCGTTCTCAACTTCGTGGACGGGCTCTGGTCTTCCTGCGTCGGCGAGCGCCTGATAATCTTCACCACCAACCACCCGGAGCGGCTCGACCCGGCGCTGGTCCGCCCAGGCCGCATGGACCGCAAGATCGAGCTCGGATACTGCTCGCCCGCCGCGCTCCGCGTGCTCGCCAAGAACTACCTCGGAGTTGGCGAGGATACCGACGACGAAGCAGTGAACGGCCTCATGGCCCAGGCCGAGGGCCTGCTCGCCGCTGATGACGACGTGCGCATCACGCCCGCCGACATCGGCGAGGTGTTCATGGGATGCGACGGCGCGGGCGCCTCCGCCGccttgaggaagctcgtcggcgaGCTGCGCCGCAGGAGAGATCACGCACCAGCCCCGGCCGTAGACGCGCTAGCTGCAGCCGAGACGATGGAGTAA